The following are encoded together in the Cerasicoccus sp. TK19100 genome:
- a CDS encoding endonuclease III domain-containing protein, which yields MTKTERAAYVDQRLEELYPETPIPLDHKDPYTLLVAVLLSAQCTDKRVNLTTPALWALADNPADMCRQSVDAINAIVRPCGLAPRKAKAIHGLSEILMAQHGGQVPADIDALEALPGVGHKTAQVVMAQAFGVPSFPVDTHIHRLAQRWGLTTGKSVAQTEKDLKRIFPVERWNKLHLQIIYYGREHCTARGCDGTICPICTTLYPERKRPKATHKA from the coding sequence ATGACCAAGACCGAGCGCGCAGCCTACGTGGATCAACGCCTTGAGGAGCTCTACCCCGAGACGCCGATCCCCCTCGATCACAAAGACCCCTATACCCTGCTCGTGGCGGTGCTGCTCTCGGCACAGTGCACGGATAAACGCGTCAACCTGACCACCCCTGCCCTCTGGGCGCTCGCCGACAACCCCGCCGACATGTGTCGCCAAAGCGTAGACGCGATCAATGCCATTGTCCGCCCCTGCGGTCTGGCCCCACGCAAGGCCAAGGCGATTCACGGCCTGTCGGAGATTTTAATGGCGCAACACGGCGGACAAGTCCCGGCCGATATCGATGCGCTGGAGGCGCTGCCCGGCGTCGGCCACAAGACGGCGCAAGTCGTGATGGCACAAGCCTTTGGTGTGCCGAGCTTTCCGGTCGATACGCATATCCATCGCCTGGCCCAGCGCTGGGGTCTGACGACCGGCAAGAGCGTCGCCCAAACGGAAAAGGACCTGAAGCGCATCTTCCCCGTCGAGCGCTGGAATAAACTGCACCTACAGATCATCTACTATGGGCGGGAGCACTGTACCGCGCGCGGCTGCGATGGAACCATCTGCCCGATTTGCACGACGCTCTACCCGGAACGCAAGCGTCCCAAGGCCACGCACAAAGCGTAA